The Mus caroli chromosome 9, CAROLI_EIJ_v1.1, whole genome shotgun sequence DNA window TCATCCCTGAAGAGATGATGCCCAGGGCCCTGGCTGCTCCAGTGTCATTCAACTTNCCTGAGTCTCTAAGGCATCTGGAAATCTGGTTAAAACACAGTTATCTGAGGAACCCCACAGCCCTTGCATGAGAGCTTCTCATTCCTTtcagatttatttcatttgttttatgcctatgagtgttttgcctgtatgtgtaccatatgcaagTCTGGTAaatgaggaagtcagaagagggcattggatcccctggaaaaagggttatagatggttgtggtctaccttgtgggtgctgggaacttgacctaggtcctctgtaagagcaacactCGCTCCGAACTATTGAACCATCATCTCTCTAGGACCTCTAGGAGACACTCTAGCAGGAGGTGTGAGGGAGGCTTTGATAATTAGTTTGCGATTTTTTGGTAAGGAGTGGAGAAAGGTTTGTGACTTGCTACAGCAGGCAAGAACATTGGATTTGATTCCAAAGCAATGCACTCTTCAAACCAAAGCAGCATGGTTTTGAAACTTCCAAAAGTATTGGCTGTGACCTTTGGCTCAGCGAAAAGTCAGTATGAGGAAAGAAAAAGCCAATAAGTTATACTTGAAACCAATTGAATTTTCATAAGCCACTCTCAAAAGTCTGGATGGGAGCCATAGGGTACAAGAAGCTTGATGTCTGAGTTTGTAATTGGTGTGGTAAAATCCATCTTGTCAGTCATCACTGGATTTACATTCCATCCCAGTCATCTCCAACTAGCTTAAATGTTGTAANAATAAAAGCACTGGAAAAGCCAGTAGGAAAACAATTCCAAGGATGGATGGACAGTTAGCCTGGATTTTACCCAAGAATGAGTGCTACTTGCTTATCACTGCGTAGATAATCACATGTCAATATGCAAAGATTGCGTGTATCTTGGTGTGGCTAGTTGGTGACTTTCAGTCTTTGCTTTATAAGTACATAATGGAGAGTTGTTGTCAAGGGCTTACTTTAAAAAGCAACTTTGTAGAAATTTGTAGTTAGGCCTGATGGAACACGTTTGTAATCCCAGTCTCTTCATTGGCNgaggcagaaagatcatgacTGTAAAGTAATCCTGGGCTACCCGGCAAGACTTNAtctcaaatgtaattttaatgggTTCAGTGATAaggtgtttgcctagcatgtgccaAGATCTGAGTTCACTTCCTAGCACCatcaaaatggaaaaacaattgTATCTCAAATCTTAAAACTCTCTtgaactgagcatggtggtgcatgcctttagtcccagcatggggaagcagaggcaggcagatctctttaagtttgaggctagtctgggctacaaagcaagttctaggccagccagggctacttagtgagaccttgcctcaaacaaacaaNNNNNNNNNNNNNNNNNNNNNNNNNNNNNNNNNNNNNNNNNNNNNNNNNNNNNNNNNNNNNNNNNNNNNNNNNNNNNNNNNNNNNNNNNNNNNNNNNNNNNNNNNNNNNNNNNNNNNNNNNNNNNNNNNNNNNNNNNNNNNNNNNNNNNNNNNNNNNNNNNNNNNNNNNNNNNNNNNNNNNNNNNNNNNNNNNNNNNNNNNNNNNNNNNNNNNNNNNNNNNNNNNNNNNNNNNNNNNNNNNNNNNNNNNNNNNNNNNNNNNNNNNNNNNNNNNNNNNNNNNNNNNNNNNNNNNNNNNNNNNNNNNNNNNNNNNNNNNNNNNNNNNNNNNNNNNNNNNNNNNNNNNNNNNNNNNNNNNNNNNNNNNNNNNNNNNNNNNNNNNNNNNNNNNNNNNNNNNNNNNNNNNNNNNNNNNNNNNNNNNNNNNNNNNNNNNNNNNNNNNNNNNNNNNNNNNNNNNNNNNNNNNNNNNNNNNNNNNNNNNNNNNNNNNNNNNNNNNNNNNNNNNNNNNNNNNNNNNNNNNNNNNNNNNNNNNNNNNNNNNNNNNNNNNNNNNNNNNNNNNNNNNNNNNNNNNNNNNNNNNNNNNNNNNNNNNNNNNNNNNNNNNNNNNNNNNNNNNNNNNNNNNNNNNNNNNNNNNNNNNNNNNNNNNNNNNNNNNNNNNNNNNNNNNNNNNNNNNNNNNNNNNNNNNNNNNNNNNNNNNNNNNNNNNNNNNNNNNNNNNNNNNNNNNNNNNNNNNNNNNNNNNNNNNNNNNNNNNNNNNNNNNNNNNNNNNNNNNNNNNNNNNNNNNNNNNNNNNNNNNNNNNNNNNNNNNNNNNNNNNNNNNNNNNNNNNNNNNNNNNNNNNNNNNNNNNNNNNNNNNNNNNNNNNNNNNNNNNNNNNNNNNNNNNNNNNNNNNNNNNNNNNNNNNNNNNNNNNNNNNNNNNNNNNNNNNNNNNNNNNNNNNNNNNNNNNNNNNNNNNNNNNNNNNNNNNNNNNNNNNNNNNNNNNNNNNNNNNNNNNNNNNNNNNNNNNNNNNNNNNNNNNNNNNNNNNNNNNNNNNNNNNNNNNNNNNNNNNNNNNNNNNNNNNNNNNNNNNNNNNNNNNNNNNNNNNNNNNNNNNNNNNNNNNNNNNNNNNNNNNNNNNNNNNNNNNNNNNNNNNNNNNNNNNNNNNNNNNNNNNNNNNNNNNNNNNNNNNNNNNNNNNNNNNNNNNNNNNNNNNNNNNNNNNNNNNNNNNNNNNNNNNNNNNNNNNNNNNNNNNNNNNNNNNNNNNNNNNNNNNNNNNNNNNNNNNNNNNNNNNNNNNNNNNNNNNNNNNNNNNNNNNNNNNNNNNNNNNNNNNNNNNNNNNNNNNNNNNNNNNNNNNNNNNNNNNNNNNNNNNNNNNNNNNNNNNNNNNNNNNNNNNNNNNNNNNNNNNNNNNNNNNNNNNNNNNNNNNNNNNNNNNNNNNNNNNNNNNNNNNNNNNNNNNNNNNNNaaaaaaaatcaaaggaagggGAAGGCTTGGTGACAAAGTCCCAGCTACTGAGGAGGCTTAGAGAGGAGGATCAAAGATCACAGCCAGCCTAGGTGACAGAGTGTCTCAAAAAGTAATAGGAGTAAAAACAGCTCCAGGCTTACTCTCCAGCTCCTATCCCAGcttctctgtatctttctctgtgtgtgtgtgtgtctctctctctctggtatgtgtggtgtgcatgtatgtgtgagtgataTGGTgtttatgtgtgctgtgtgtatgttgtggtatgcatgtgtgtgtgatgtttggtgtgtggtgtgtgtgtgtgtgtgtgtgtgtgagtgtggtgtttggtgtgtgctgtgtatgtgtgtgtgtggtgtttggtgtgtgctgtgtgtgtattgtggtgtgcatgtgtgtgtgagtggtatggtatttatgtgtgctgtgtgtatgttgtggtatgcatgtgtgtgtggtgtttggtgtttggtgtgtggtgtgtgtggtgtttggtgtgtgctgtgtgtgtgtgtggtgtttggtgtgtgctgtgtgtgtgttgtggtgtgcatgtgtgtgtgagtggtatggtgtttatgtgtgctgtgtgtatgttgtggtatgcatgtgtgtgtgtgaatggtatggtgtgtgtgtgtgtgtttgtgtgtgttgtgtgtctgtgtggtatgcatgtatgttgtgttgtatttatgtatgttatatatatgaaatcagaGCAGGTGGCAAGCAGAAGAACTCACCTGTTTTTAATCTCTCTGCTGAGTCACAGTATCACTTGATACACATCTCCACACCAGCTCCTCCTGCAAACCTTGGCTGAGGGACGTTGTGAACTCCAACACATGCTTCCAAACTCTGACAGTCATTTACATCTTAGACTTGAAGACATTGTAGTCCCATTTCTAAAGAGCTAAGCACACAGGAAGAACTGCAGGATGTCGGCTTCTGTCTCTACTTACCAGCAGTGGAACAGTAAACACGCAGAGAAgctgggggggtggtggtgaggggaTTGAGACTTCCAAACAGGAGTCCACTCTCTGTCGCAGATGGGGCTGTCTGGGAAGGCAGGTggtgaggggaagagggagagatacaGGTGATAGGGAGAAAGTTCGGTGAGAAACACCTTACTGATTTTGGACGTCTGTTATTGGGTGTAGATTTAATGTTCAGTAAGTCTAAGGCAGATGAAAACAAGGATCTGTTCCTTGTGGTGGTACATACACTCAGGACCTAAGGCATAAAGACGTAAGTAacatttaaaacacttaaaaccactctttcttttccttttttgttttttaaagggcaAAGTAGAANAACAAGATGGAAAATACGTTATTTTGGTTGGTAATTTTAATCCCTGGATGGGCCCTCTCTGATGGGTCTGAAACAGAACCAGACTTCACGTGGCACTTGAGCAGAATACCCCAGGTTGTGAGTGAGAAGACtatccatcttgccagccccacgTTCCAGGCGGATGCTGGGGTGGTGAAGGCCACAGTGTGTGGCATTGAATGTCAGGAAGAGCTCCCGGCTCCCAGCCTTTCCCAGTTGGAAGAGTCCCTATCCTATGAGACCATCTTCGAGAATGGCACCCGAACCTTAACTAGGGTGAAAGTTCAAGGTCTGGTCCTGGAACCCACTCAGAACANCAGCGTAAAAGGAGCACACCCTAGGAGAAGGAGGCAGGTGTATGGTACNGACAGCAGGTTCAGCATCTTAGACAAAAGGTTCGCGACCAATTTCCCTTTTAATACAGCAGTGAAGCTGTCCACCGGCTGCAGCGGTGCCCTCGTTTCCCCCAACCATGTGCTCACAGCTGCCCACTGTGTCCACGANGGGAAGGACTATGTCAAAGGCAGTAAAAAGCTGAGGGTGGGAGTGCTAAAGATGAGAAACAAAGGAGGTCGCAAGAAACGCAGAGGTTCCAAAAGGAGCcggagagaagcagagagtgatggtCAAAGTCAGGCGCATCTTCAGGAGAGCGTCACCCAAAGACCTGGGAAAAAATCCNGGCGTGGTCCAAAAGTCACCCAAGGAAGGCCTTCCTTCCAATGGACCCGTgtcaagagcacccacattcccAAAGGCTGGGTGAGGGGAGAGAATGGGGGCCTGGCCTTGGACTACGACTACGCGCTCCTGGAGCTGAAGCGCGCACACAAGCAGCAGCACATGGAGCTGGGAGTCAGCCCCAGCATCANCAAGCTGCCGGGAGGCCGGATCCACTTCTCTGGATTTGACAACGACAGGGATGAACAGTTGGTGTATCGGTTCTGCAGCGTTTCCGAGGAATCCAATGACCTCCTGTATCAGTACTGCGATGCTGAGGCAGGCTCCACAGGCTCAGGGATCTACCTGAGGCTCAAAGAACCAGGTCAAAAAAATTGGAAGCGCAAGATCGTCGCGGTCTACTCGGGCCACCAGTGGGTGGATGTGCNCGGAGTTCAGAAGGACTATAACGTGGCTGTGCGCATCACTCCGCTCAAGTACGCCCAGATTTGCCTCTGGATCCACGGAAACGCNGCCAACTGTGCTTACGGCTGAGGGAAAACTGAAGCGAGCTTCATGCACATCTTGAATCCCAGAGAAAGCCAGTTCTCATTGAGAGACCACTCACGAGCTATGCCTAGGCTTGGACTAACAGTGGTTTTTACAGCGTTTTTTACAGACGTCCTTTATCAAAGTTAGGTTACTTTTGCACAGTTAAAATGTTTAGTTACAGATACTGAAACTAGATGGCACTTCAGCGACaagtatatattctttatatggtGGTAAGTTTCGTTTTGGGGGAAACCATTTGTTTACTTGGGCCTTTTGGGATACCAGACACTCTTTAAAACATCAAACCAGAACTGTAATGTGACTTCTCAATGGACTAGCTCTTGAGTCCTACTCTAGGAAGAACCTAGGAGGATGTAGTTATATATTCAACCTCTACGGAAAATAGGAAGATTCACAATAACACCGTTAGAATCAGGGGAGACAGGAGGTTTAGTTTGCAATGTGATGAAATGCTATTCCATTCTTGCCCTCAGTGTTTATATGTGCCTTCTCTTGGTACTGAGAAACTCATTTCAAGAACTATAGatcaaaacatataaaaattacaaatcaaaTGTACTAGTGAGCTGCATAAACAAAACTAGTAACTGTGGCTTTAAAAACCCAACACCAGCTGTGTCCATCTAGAATTTGGAGAAACACTTTGTTCTGTGTAACAAACCAAGTTTACAGATACTGAAAGCTGAGACACTCTAAGATCTCAAGTNTTACATTCTTAAAATACGAAGTTTTCAAGGCATAGAGAGAAGCCATTTCACAAGCTACCATCCTCTGGCGAAAGCCACGCCCTTTTGTGTTGTACTTTCTGCTGTGTGTGAGGTGCTATATTTTTTAAGTGAGGCATTTTNNNNNNNNNNNNNNNNNNNNNNNNNNNNNNNNNNNNNNNNNNNNNNNNNNNNNNNNNNNNNNNNNNNNNNNNNNNNNNNNNNNNNNNNNNNNNNNNNNNNNNNNNNNNNNNNNNNNNNNNNNNNNNNNNNNNNNNNNNNNNNNNNNNNNNNNNNNNNNNNNNNNNNNNNNNNNNNNNNNNNNNNNNNNNNNNNNNNNNNNNNNNNNNNNNNNNNNNNNNNNNNNNNNNNNNNNNNNNNNNNNNNNNNNNNNNNNNNNNNNNNNNNNNNNNNNNNNNNNNNNNNNNNNNNNNNNNNNNNNNNNNNNNNNNNNNNNNNNNNNNNNNNNNNNNNNNNNNNNNNNNNNNNNNNNNNNNNNNNNNNNNNNNNNNNNNNNNNNNNNNNNNNNNNNNNNNNNNNNNNNNNNNNNNNNNNNNNNNNNNNNNNNNNNNNNNNNNNNNNNNNNNNNNNNNNNNNNNNNNNNNNNNNNNNNNNNNNNNNNNNNNNNNNNNNNNNNNNNNNNNNNNNNNNNNNNNNNNNNNNNNNNNNNNNNNNNNNNNNNNNNNNNNNNNNNNNNNNNNNNNNNNNNNNNNNNNNNNNNNNNNNNNNNNNNNNNNNNNNNNNNNNNNNNNNNNNNNNNNNNNNNNNNNNNNNNNNNNNNNNNNNNNNNNNNNNNNNNNNNNNNNNNNNNNNNNNNNNNNNNNNNNNNNNNNNNNNNNNNNNNNNNNNNNNNNNNNNNNNNNNNNNNNNNNNNNNNNNNNNNNNNNNNNNNNNNNNNNNNNNNNNNNNNNNNNNNNNNNNNNNNNNNNNNNNNNNNNNNNNNNNNNNNNNNNNNNNNNNNNNNNNNNNNNNNNNNNNNNNNNNNNNNNNNNNNNNNNNNNNNNNNNNNNNNNNNNNNNNNNNNNNNNNNNNNNNNNNNNNNNNNNNNNNNNNNNNNNNNNNNNNNNNNNNNNNNNNNNNNNNNNNNNNNNNNNNNNNNNNNNNNNNNNNNNNNNNNNNNNNNNNNNNNCTCTTCTTGCATTTCTAGTTTTTCCAAGAGGGCCAGCATAATTAATACATGATTTGATTTTAGAGGTTATCCCCACAGTTGCATATAATAAATCAACTATGCTCNGCCTCACCTCATNTTCATANGGATGGGATGAAATGTTCTCAGCAGACTGGCAGCCATGTTTCCCTGAAGAGAGAGCTAGCATAGGTGTAGACAAATTCGCATGTGTGTGCTGATTCACGAGCCAGGACACCTGTGTGATGTGGTCTCTGTCTAGAGGTAgatctcctcccttccccactgctGTGCTATTCTTAAACTTCCAGGTTTCAAGGCCAGGATACGCCCAGAGCCAAGATCCTATCACAAAACAGAAGTACCACTTTACCCAGCTCTGGGATGAAAATAAAAGTCAGTATTTTTAAGACAAAGCTGAATTTAGCATTCTGCCACTGCACTTGGGACACTTACACCAGAAGGCCTTGTGGCTTGGAGAAATAAGTGACACCACTGTACCCACCAAATAGCCAGTGTGTCACCCCATGTGGCCAGGATGTGACTGATGTGGCTCCTTAACTGGATGTCTTGAGCAGTCATCCACCCACAGATCACAGCATCCCTAGACCTAAATTAAAGCTTGCTTTTGGCAGAGCCACATAGGCCATCATGTGATATGAACCACCTTCCCAGGACTGGTAAGTACATTTCTCCATTCTTAGGCTGGAGGAAACAAGGACTCCATGGCTCTCCTattctaaaaatatcttttttatttagaaaatctCTTTTGCTAAAATCCATCATATTCAACTAGAGCCTCAGACTGTGAGCCCGCTGGATTCAAGATAGCNCAGCAGGTTCCTTTAATGTAGAGACTTCCAAATTTGATTAATAGTAAGACTGATCCAAGAACTACCTTGGAAACCCAGGTGCCAGGGCTCCATGGAGATCCATCTCAAATCCCCAAGATTGAGTCCGGCATCCCAAATCTGATTAAGNTCTGGGCTGGCTTCCAATCATGgccatagtctctctctctcaaatgaaAGGCTCCCCCAGCAGAAGATATCGAGGAAAGGCTAAGGCTTGCAAGTGAATTTTCTAGAGATAGCCCACTGTTTTTGCATGGCCAGTGATGGATGAGCTCTGAGATGCAAGGTCACCAGAGACTTCagcccaggattgcttcttgctgctgatattcctttcctgtcactattacatagcctaatgagTCCTGGGCAGATTTCTTGTGAAATCAACATGAAGATGTACTTTCATATAGTAACACTGTATAGACAAATTAATGGTCTCACAATTTctgataataattttatagaacTCTTAAACTGATACAAGTGCACTCTAGCCCCCCAACAGAATAAAACTACAAATATATCTCTGCAAAGCTTCACATGTTATGGGCCAACTGCACtaggataagaaagcaggcttggaacaAAATTGTGaccaaagaaaaacattcattctaggtcaggtccaaggatgaggccacaggtgtgcactatgataaagcaaggcaatatgaaactgttgctttgaacttataacgAGCTTATAGAATAGAACTCCcctttatgtaacattttatctatgaggtaattctTCCTGACATGGAGAACACTTTGTCTAAAAGCTCAGTAAGTGTTAGTGAACTCCAAGCCTCTCACCTGGCCAATGGGGATGGGGGGCAGTGAGGGTGGGAAAagttaaaggaagagaaaatgtacAAACAGNNNNNNNNNNNNNNNNNNNNNNNNNNNNNNNNNNNNNNNNNNNNNNNNNNNNNNNNNNNNNNNNNNNNNNNNNNNNNNNNNNNNNNNNNNNNNNNNNNNNNNNNNNNNNNNNNNNNNNNNNNNNNNNNNNNNNNNNNNNNNNNNNNNNNNNNNNNNNNNNNNNNNNNNNNNNNNNNNNNNNNNNNNNNNNNNNNNNNNNNNNNNNNNNNNNNNNNNNNNNNNNNNNNNNNNNNNNNNNNNNNNNNNNNNNNNNNNNNNNNNNNNNNNNNNNNNNNNNNNNNNNNNNNNNNNNNNNNNNNNNNNNNNNNNNNNNNNNNNNNNNNNNNNNNNNNNNNNNNNNNNNNNNNNNNNNNNNNNNNNNNNNNNNNNNNNNNNNNNNNNNNNNNNNNNNNNNNNNNNNNNNNNNNNNNNNNNNNNNNNNNNNNNNNNNNNNNNNNNNNNNNNNNNNNNNNNNNNNNNNNNNNNNNNNNNNNNNNNNNNNNNNNNNNNNNNNNNNNNNNNNNNNNNNNNNNNNNNNNNNNNNNNNNNNNNNNNNNNNNNNNNNNNNNNNNNNNNNNNNNNNNNNNNNNNNNNNNNNNNNNNNNNNNNNNNNNNNNNNNNNNNNNNNNNNNNNNNNNNNNNNNNNNNNNNNNNNNNNNNNNNNNNNNNNNNNNNNtttttttttccattgaaagAAAGTCAGGAATTTCAAAAactttataatttcaaatttacatttgaaatactATATACACTGTCACAATTCAATATCCGGTTTTCCAATATTGTCGAAATTCATGCTCCAAAGTACTGATGATTTAAAAATTCACTTCAATGTTCCTTGGGACNTGTTTAGATTAACATTTCAGACtatataattttaactttttaaggttttaaaaNACGTTAttataaaaacaagataaaacaaaaacaaacaacccctctcccataataaaatgaattaatttaccTCAAAATGTTTCTTGCACTGAAAGAAATTGGCCACATAGCATACCAGGGTAgaagtgcacacctttagtccccattgagaggcagagacatcaGGATCTCTTAAGGgaagcttggtctacacagtgaattctaggccagggAAGGTTACATAGCGAGATtgtctcaagaacaaaagaaagacaagaaagggagCAGGCTGCAGGGTTATTGCATCTGGAGAGGAATATAGTATTAAAAGTTGGTGtatggagagatggtttagcgactaaggacactggctgttcttccagaggtcctgagttaattcccagcaaccacatggtggctcacaaccatctgttatgggatctgatgccctcttctggcatgcaggtgtacatgcagatagagcacccATACAGCAAAGCAGATGGTCACTGACAGGAGATTCTCCTTAGGTGGAAACTTCTTGGTCGTGCTCCATGCAGGGCTGTACTCTNCAAGCGTGGGCACTGTGTTACGTTATAGTCACTTGTACCACAGACTTTCCCCTAAGTTTgtctttctcctccatctctgagggctcacaaccatctgttatgggatctgcAACAGAGGGTCTGCAGTCATGGGCCCCACTCTGTTACATTCCATCAGGATAGCATCTCCATCTCTGGCTAAGCCATCATCACATTATTCTTCTTGCTTAAAAGATGGCTGTCAGTACACAAAATCTATCAAACTTTCTGATCTCTCAGAAGAAACACTTTGAGTCACTGGCCCCATAGTAACCATTAGCTGTATTCACATTTGCCCTTAGTGACATTAGATACTACAAGCCCTAGGAAGGGATCTCTAGGATATATATGAGTTTGCATTTTGCATTGGATGCTACCTGTGCCTGGCTGATNCTGCTTTCCGGCTGGTTTACACATATGGGTCAGTGTCCCATGTAGCTGTGTNAATGTGGGACAAGTACCTACCTACAGTTACTGAACTTCACCCTTCTGTGCCTGTGCTTTACTGTGGGCTCTCACTACCTCCATCATTTCCATGatagtttttattctttatcttttaCCATccttacaatggaaaaaaaaataaaccccatAGCAAGAATAAttacagcaattaaaaataatttaaatttattggaCGTtttataggtgttttgtctgcatcaaTGTTGTGTCTGGCAGTGTGCCTGGTACCTNCAGGGCCAGAAGAGGTGTTGaaatccctgggactggagttccaaGCAGTTGTTCGCTGCCACTAGGGAACTAGGAACCAAACCCCNGAGTCCTCTgtgtttaactgctgagccatcttttcagcccacatagtaatttttaaaagtaggaacAGCAGTGTTTTCGAGTGTGACATTGTGCCAAATGTTTTCCACTCATTATCTCATATAATATGTANNNNNNNNNNNNNNNNNNNNNNNNNNNNNNNNNNNNNNNNNNNNNNNNNNNNNNNNNNNNNNNNNNNNNNNNNNNNNNNNNNNNNNNNNNNNNNNNNNNNNNNNNNNNNNNNNNNNNNNNNNNNNNNNNNNNNNNNNNNNNNNNNNNNNNNNNNNNNNNNNNNNNNNNNNNNNNNNNNNNNNNNNNNNNNNNNNNNNNNNNNN harbors:
- the Prss35 gene encoding inactive serine protease 35; translation: MENTLFWLVILIPGWALSDGSETEPDFTWHLSRIPQVVSEKTIHLASPTFQADAGVVKATVCGIECQEELPAPSLSQLEESLSYETIFENGTRTLTRVKVQGLVLEPTQNXSVKGAHPRRRRQVYGTDSRFSILDKRFATNFPFNTAVKLSTGCSGALVSPNHVLTAAHCVHXGKDYVKGSKKLRVGVLKMRNKGGRKKRRGSKRSRREAESDGQSQAHLQESVTQRPGKKSXRGPKVTQGRPSFQWTRVKSTHIPKGWVRGENGGLALDYDYALLELKRAHKQQHMELGVSPSIXKLPGGRIHFSGFDNDRDEQLVYRFCSVSEESNDLLYQYCDAEAGSTGSGIYLRLKEPGQKNWKRKIVAVYSGHQWVDVXGVQKDYNVAVRITPLKYAQICLWIHGNAANCAYG